A region of Ferruginibacter albus DNA encodes the following proteins:
- a CDS encoding beta strand repeat-containing protein, producing the protein MKNFYFNGSKKTMHRIIIFLCTLVLVAITQSKGQAIVTYATGGGQANDPSRTFIAANINTTLTSAALVRNNGVSVNTTACTNGMSNNNWTAAGGGNSTFNFNSTGYVSFTVIPNTGYQFTISSISAVLRNSTTGPPNYDIYYSTDGGGSWIGKGAATNPANGSGCQTTTTPNVTWAINPVINSTNGIMIRIYGWGASGATGNFQMFYVQLNGSSSCSSPVAPTVTTTQPSLCGVSTGTITVTAPAETGMTYSKDGSTYQASATFSTLAAATYNITAKNSCGSVSPITSVTINSTLPTNLTKISFKAVLAPKYMTTGDATRLPYFYRATVSGLCANTTYRYFTQAANSSDFGTANPGAGNTILINPTGTTFTYTSGPALTSAGNYETFTSDASGNYTGWFGFVHTSNARFDGTNPVYPTIVIGDNSGNTKARLALDSSITVLTYGTTGGSTTQCTGIYGKCFENGKSFVLLYSDTGGITRPLAITGVENLQISSPDTKLVAYYNTNVVAKSSMWGTIIPNSLPTGVRRIEYRRFDGNITYAVMDDDGSWVISGAGTTTSTVNSNGGSTAKALTYNGTYDYMTVYNGEAVDSTSKRSYQNTTSINNPNNTVLTLQISKKLTINPGAKLSIGPNAAETNILSLTGIITGKGKIMGSTTSTVNVGGSAGTALGTMYFDQSVPGTTNQLKAISLSRGNLFSTATLGSTLQVTTSVVLTAGALVLSNVATDTFRYSGSAFTSFATGTITGSNTSNMEITGINSGTIGPIYFTAPILAGDLVGGQILRNFNVDRNNGANVKLGTNLEVDGACTLKSGTLDINGNTLTLSGTYKAADVSAPTKRGTITGSSTSSLVVGMTAISVPLTFTYDAAGSKNCLKTISVFGNASLENNGTNTSSLNIIAGTASTPGTVIVDSGAVFATNDSLTLKSDINGTAQVAANIYGTSTYITGKVMIERYIDSYRAWRLLTAPLSTRGQTIKQAWQENTTNNVTTDLFNNVHGYGTEITNVLSTVPSATGYDKSATNNPSLMYMDVPTQKWKVPGRTDTTDMTTFPGYMIFIRGDRSVLVQTPPANTYTSTILRSKGTIKQGTLSLTVGNGFNVIGNPYPSEYIMDSLIARDSPKVGQNYTVWDPKGGHNNVGYYTYLAFISPGFYSSWSVAPQSAFVKGRIESGQAFIMNGKSGTAHFLETDKATTSAMVFRPVNVNDVQEFGIQLSAVNPDEIAVVDGALALYGPQYSDGVNWLEDAQKIPNPGENISIIRDGKSIAIDKTTELTVTDTIYLSLKGTSQKTYQFAFGSLGLSSKGFDGILIDNFTGKRSLISLDGDTTKVNFTITSDAASQAVNRFKIVFVIPDGGPLPVTFTAIKAWKQNAANSVQWNVANETGVKQYEVQKSTDGINFINAGVVNAGNNKQYTWIDNNITTAQTYYRIISVDVNGAQHYSTIVKVTDNEVSNIILTSNPVKNNMIQLQFINKPTGNYKLTVFNAVGQQIAATVIKNSGNVSMQSMPLPKGISKGVYEMEVKQINSTDKITFPILIQ; encoded by the coding sequence ATGAAGAATTTTTATTTTAACGGGTCTAAAAAAACAATGCACAGGATCATTATTTTCTTGTGCACTTTGGTATTAGTTGCTATAACTCAAAGCAAGGGGCAGGCAATAGTTACATATGCAACAGGTGGTGGGCAAGCCAATGATCCTTCCAGAACATTTATCGCTGCTAATATCAATACTACTTTAACATCAGCGGCCTTGGTTCGCAACAACGGTGTTAGTGTTAATACAACTGCTTGTACAAACGGAATGTCAAACAATAACTGGACGGCAGCCGGAGGAGGAAACAGTACATTCAATTTTAACTCTACGGGTTATGTATCTTTTACAGTAATACCTAATACAGGGTATCAATTTACAATAAGCAGTATTTCTGCTGTGTTGCGTAACAGTACCACTGGTCCACCTAATTATGACATTTATTATTCTACAGATGGAGGTGGTTCGTGGATAGGTAAAGGAGCTGCTACTAATCCGGCAAATGGATCGGGTTGTCAAACGACTACTACTCCTAATGTTACATGGGCAATTAATCCTGTTATAAACAGTACAAATGGTATAATGATTAGGATATATGGTTGGGGCGCCAGCGGAGCTACGGGTAATTTTCAAATGTTTTACGTGCAATTGAACGGTTCTTCATCTTGCAGTAGTCCGGTTGCACCAACTGTCACTACAACACAACCAAGTTTGTGCGGAGTTTCAACAGGTACGATTACTGTTACCGCTCCTGCAGAAACAGGAATGACATACAGCAAGGATGGTTCTACTTATCAAGCTTCTGCAACTTTTTCTACATTAGCAGCGGCTACTTATAATATTACTGCTAAAAACAGTTGTGGTTCTGTATCGCCTATAACTTCGGTAACTATTAACTCTACGTTACCTACCAATTTAACTAAGATCAGTTTTAAAGCTGTTTTAGCTCCAAAATACATGACTACGGGTGATGCCACACGATTGCCTTATTTCTATAGAGCAACGGTAAGTGGTTTGTGTGCTAATACCACTTATAGATATTTTACACAAGCAGCAAATTCGAGTGATTTCGGAACTGCAAATCCGGGAGCAGGGAATACTATTTTAATAAATCCAACCGGAACTACATTCACTTATACATCCGGTCCGGCATTAACCAGTGCCGGAAATTATGAAACCTTTACGTCGGATGCGAGCGGAAACTATACAGGATGGTTTGGGTTTGTACACACAAGTAATGCAAGATTTGACGGTACAAATCCTGTATATCCAACTATCGTGATAGGAGATAATTCAGGTAATACCAAAGCAAGATTAGCATTGGATTCAAGTATTACAGTTTTAACGTATGGTACTACCGGCGGCTCTACAACCCAATGTACAGGGATCTATGGAAAATGTTTTGAGAATGGAAAAAGCTTTGTTCTTCTTTATAGCGATACAGGAGGTATTACCCGTCCATTAGCAATAACAGGAGTAGAAAATCTACAAATTTCCTCCCCTGATACAAAACTTGTTGCTTATTATAATACAAATGTAGTGGCTAAGTCCAGCATGTGGGGAACGATTATTCCAAACAGCTTGCCAACTGGTGTTCGACGAATTGAATACAGAAGATTTGATGGCAATATTACCTATGCTGTTATGGACGATGATGGAAGCTGGGTTATAAGTGGTGCCGGTACTACAACCAGTACCGTAAATTCCAATGGAGGATCGACAGCTAAGGCGCTTACCTATAACGGAACTTACGATTATATGACGGTATATAATGGAGAAGCTGTAGATAGTACTAGTAAAAGATCTTATCAAAATACTACCTCTATCAATAATCCAAACAATACTGTATTAACATTACAGATATCTAAAAAGCTTACCATTAATCCCGGAGCTAAATTATCAATCGGTCCTAATGCCGCTGAAACAAATATATTATCCTTAACAGGAATTATAACAGGAAAGGGAAAAATAATGGGGTCAACTACGTCTACTGTGAATGTTGGAGGAAGTGCAGGTACAGCCTTGGGTACAATGTATTTTGATCAATCTGTTCCCGGAACTACCAATCAGCTTAAAGCAATTTCTTTAAGCAGAGGTAATTTGTTTAGTACAGCTACTTTAGGAAGCACCTTGCAGGTAACAACATCAGTAGTACTTACTGCCGGTGCATTGGTATTGAGTAATGTAGCTACAGATACATTCAGGTATTCAGGTAGTGCATTTACAAGTTTTGCTACAGGTACTATCACAGGATCTAATACATCCAATATGGAAATTACCGGAATTAATTCCGGCACTATCGGGCCTATATATTTTACAGCTCCTATATTGGCGGGAGATTTAGTAGGTGGTCAGATCTTACGTAATTTTAATGTCGATCGTAACAATGGTGCAAATGTAAAATTGGGCACTAACCTGGAAGTGGATGGCGCATGCACATTGAAGTCGGGAACTTTGGATATTAACGGTAATACATTAACATTATCCGGAACTTACAAAGCGGCGGATGTTTCGGCACCAACAAAAAGAGGTACTATAACGGGTTCTTCTACTTCAAGTTTAGTAGTGGGAATGACAGCAATATCAGTTCCTCTTACTTTTACTTATGATGCTGCCGGTTCAAAAAATTGTTTGAAAACGATTTCAGTTTTTGGAAATGCCTCTTTGGAAAATAATGGTACCAATACATCAAGCCTGAATATTATTGCAGGAACGGCGAGTACACCCGGTACTGTAATAGTGGATAGCGGTGCCGTATTTGCTACGAATGATAGTCTTACATTAAAATCAGATATTAATGGCACGGCACAGGTAGCAGCGAATATTTATGGAACTTCTACTTATATCACCGGTAAAGTAATGATAGAACGTTACATAGATAGTTATCGTGCATGGCGCTTATTAACTGCACCATTGAGCACCCGCGGACAAACCATTAAGCAAGCATGGCAGGAAAACACTACTAATAATGTTACTACGGATCTGTTCAATAATGTTCATGGTTATGGAACTGAGATCACCAATGTGTTGTCAACGGTTCCTTCTGCTACAGGATATGATAAGTCAGCCACAAATAATCCTTCCTTGATGTACATGGATGTGCCTACACAAAAATGGAAAGTGCCCGGCAGAACAGATACAACTGACATGACAACCTTCCCGGGTTATATGATCTTTATAAGAGGAGATAGAAGTGTGTTGGTACAAACACCTCCGGCTAATACATATACTTCTACTATTTTGCGTTCTAAGGGTACCATAAAACAAGGCACACTTTCGCTAACAGTAGGCAATGGCTTTAACGTGATCGGTAATCCTTATCCATCAGAATATATTATGGATAGTTTGATTGCAAGAGATTCTCCAAAAGTTGGGCAGAACTATACTGTTTGGGATCCTAAAGGAGGGCATAATAATGTTGGTTATTATACTTACCTGGCATTCATAAGTCCCGGTTTCTATTCTTCCTGGTCAGTTGCGCCGCAATCAGCTTTTGTAAAAGGCAGAATAGAATCAGGTCAGGCATTTATAATGAATGGAAAATCCGGAACGGCTCATTTTTTAGAGACTGACAAAGCCACCACAAGTGCCATGGTTTTCCGTCCCGTAAATGTCAACGATGTTCAGGAATTCGGTATTCAGTTAAGTGCTGTGAATCCTGATGAGATCGCTGTTGTGGATGGAGCATTGGCGCTTTACGGACCTCAATACAGCGATGGCGTAAATTGGCTGGAAGATGCGCAGAAGATACCAAACCCCGGAGAAAATATTTCCATTATAAGAGATGGTAAAAGCATAGCAATAGACAAGACAACGGAACTAACGGTAACGGACACCATCTATTTAAGTTTAAAAGGAACTTCACAAAAAACATATCAGTTTGCGTTTGGATCTTTGGGTTTATCATCAAAAGGATTTGATGGTATTTTGATCGATAATTTCACAGGTAAAAGATCTCTTATAAGCCTTGATGGAGATACAACCAAAGTTAATTTTACCATTACCTCGGATGCAGCCTCGCAGGCAGTTAATCGTTTTAAAATTGTTTTTGTTATTCCGGATGGAGGCCCATTGCCTGTTACATTTACTGCTATAAAAGCATGGAAACAAAATGCCGCCAATTCTGTTCAGTGGAATGTTGCTAATGAAACGGGGGTAAAACAATATGAAGTGCAAAAATCTACGGACGGGATAAATTTTATAAACGCAGGCGTAGTAAATGCAGGTAATAATAAACAATATACTTGGATAGATAATAATATAACCACTGCACAAACTTATTATCGTATAATAAGCGTTGATGTAAACGGCGCTCAGCATTACAGCACTATTGTAAAAGTAACCGATAATGAAGTGTCAAATATTATTCTTACTTCTAATCCTGTTAAAAATAATATGATACAACTGCAGTTTATTAACAAACCTACAGGTAATTATAAACTGACGGTTTTTAATGCTGTAGGTCAACAAATTGCTGCTACTGTAATTAAAAATTCTGGTAATGTATCCATGCAATCTATGCCTTTACCAAAAGGAATCAGCAAAGGCGTATATGAAATGGAAGTAAAACAAATTAATTCAACGGATAAGATAACCTTCCCCATTCTTATCCAGTAA
- a CDS encoding YDG domain-containing protein, whose product MKQLSLSRFNGVLKFLFVVITFTSVQKTYATATTLAPGDIALLGINADNPDKFSVILLKDIGSGTVINFTDNGFTSATAGRSNENYLIYTAPSDLKAGTILSWTNGMSVSGTGWNSGAPSNFSFNASGDQLFIFQGTADDSHWTSQSGITLLYGINYGAALITKSSDATASTTFQPSTTLLPSTYFLNFPSSSANDLYYAAGSSSSTKVSFFGSLSGLATELTTTSKFFATNSALTLPVYIFAVGTLTAVNTTYGTASATPTSFQVTGTGLSGSISIAASTGFEYSTTSGGTYSSTLTLSQASGIVNTSVFVRLAATTDVGTYSGNIGLSSSGAQSFNVVPVSSTVSAKSLSITAPAIAQKTYDGTTTAGTVTAGTLSNLVGTQTVGVSATAAAYSSANAGTYNNVVITYTLSNGTNGGKASNYSLAAGSATGVIKARDLSITAPAIAQKPYDGTTTAGAVTAGTLSNLVGTQTVGVSATAAAYSSANAGTYNNVVITYTLSNGTNGGNASNYNLVNGTATGVIGARSLTITAKNITKNYGDALSDGTSSTAFTSNNLVSPETIGSVTVAYGSGAAATAAPGIYNNSITVSAATGGTFTASNYNIAYAQGNITVSIASTQWKTSNATTDWSSAGNWTNGLPTQYMLADIPVNASPYPELTQNTSVYNLSLGGASTLTLGANTLTVNNNITGTGTLKGSSLSGLLLANDHVNPSLNFASGADTLYNLTLNDNATATLGSTLNLAARTNATPAKLTVGNSAVFNTQDGLTLISNNCNTAMIAPVLGAITGKVTVQRYLRSDENSFYATGNPTTGSAKRAWRLMTAPVQNNGSPTIYESWQEGGLIYSDNDASTHGKGTMITGPNASNGLESGVNGSYSMKFFNAATQKLENVANTNVAISQSANNGSAENTGYFIFVRGDRNPQTVNNPNSGTAPVDNTTLSVKGNLQTGKQEFSIVPSADFTSQKYTLIGNPYAAPVDLNKLTFQGYGAGNIDVYTWDPSIGQVGAYVLLENSGSGFQTNATTGQNNFIQSSQAFFVLGTTNQCSVIFNESSKAGAQNNNLVFRPTGAPTNPYMIARLYKVNNDNSVSVLDYNQTYFNDAYSIDPVLGEDAPKLANINETFSVMRDSVALFSDRRPRLRNLDTVFFKLLRTNEQKYQIRFVDSLPDVNADAYLIDKYTGDSTKVSLTDSSTIVNFTVNSDSASKSPTRFVLFLRPQTTTPVRFTNVNAQPVIDNAIKVQWNVEEQSGIKYYEVERSNDNKTFTTVATIAVQTSSGALQYSWIDNAAGAGNNYYRIKTVENSGTEAYSKIAMASINALNAEISIYPNPVKNGLLNISLKNISAGNYTIALRNAIGQEILRTIISHDGTNQVKNLQVNKKIAKGMYQLTVEGLKNSINTINVVVE is encoded by the coding sequence ATGAAACAATTATCCCTTTCAAGATTTAATGGAGTTTTAAAATTTTTATTCGTTGTAATAACATTTACATCTGTGCAAAAAACTTATGCCACAGCTACGACACTTGCTCCGGGCGATATTGCATTGCTTGGAATAAATGCAGATAACCCTGATAAGTTTTCTGTTATCCTGTTAAAAGATATAGGATCCGGTACCGTTATAAATTTTACTGATAATGGATTTACAAGCGCTACAGCAGGACGCAGTAATGAGAACTATTTAATTTATACTGCTCCTTCAGATCTTAAAGCAGGAACTATTTTATCGTGGACAAACGGGATGAGTGTAAGCGGCACAGGATGGAATTCGGGTGCACCAAGCAACTTTTCATTTAATGCAAGCGGAGATCAATTATTTATCTTTCAAGGTACTGCTGATGATTCTCATTGGACAAGCCAATCCGGAATTACTTTATTGTATGGCATAAATTATGGAGCAGCTTTAATAACGAAGAGCAGTGATGCAACGGCATCAACTACTTTTCAACCAAGTACTACTTTATTGCCATCAACCTATTTTCTAAATTTTCCTTCATCTTCTGCAAACGATCTATATTATGCAGCCGGTAGTTCTTCTTCAACGAAGGTTTCTTTTTTTGGTTCTTTGTCAGGCCTGGCAACAGAGCTTACTACTACCTCAAAATTTTTCGCTACTAATTCTGCACTAACATTGCCTGTATATATATTTGCTGTAGGTACTTTAACTGCTGTAAATACTACATATGGCACTGCTTCTGCAACACCAACAAGTTTCCAGGTAACCGGTACCGGTCTTTCAGGTAGTATTTCAATAGCAGCTTCAACCGGGTTTGAATATTCAACTACTTCCGGAGGAACATATTCTTCTACATTAACGCTTTCACAAGCATCAGGAATTGTTAATACTTCTGTATTTGTAAGATTAGCTGCAACAACAGACGTAGGAACCTATTCAGGTAATATCGGGCTTTCAAGTTCAGGCGCTCAATCATTTAATGTAGTACCTGTTTCTAGCACTGTGTCAGCAAAAAGTTTATCCATAACAGCACCTGCTATCGCACAAAAAACATATGATGGTACAACAACAGCAGGAACGGTAACAGCAGGAACCTTATCAAATTTAGTAGGAACACAAACGGTAGGTGTTTCAGCAACAGCCGCGGCATATAGCAGCGCAAATGCAGGAACATATAATAATGTTGTGATCACTTATACATTATCTAACGGAACGAATGGCGGCAAAGCATCCAATTATAGTTTAGCGGCGGGATCCGCTACAGGAGTAATTAAAGCCAGAGATTTATCCATAACGGCACCTGCGATCGCACAAAAACCATATGATGGTACAACAACGGCAGGAGCAGTAACAGCAGGAACGTTGTCAAATTTGGTAGGAACACAAACGGTAGGTGTTTCCGCAACAGCCGCGGCATACAGCAGTGCGAATGCGGGAACATATAACAACGTTGTAATTACTTATACATTATCTAATGGAACAAATGGTGGTAATGCATCCAATTATAATTTAGTAAATGGTACTGCTACAGGAGTTATTGGCGCAAGATCATTAACGATAACTGCAAAAAATATTACTAAAAATTATGGAGATGCATTGTCTGATGGAACGAGTTCAACAGCATTTACTTCAAATAATTTGGTGAGCCCTGAAACGATCGGGTCAGTAACAGTGGCTTATGGTTCAGGGGCAGCAGCAACGGCTGCACCGGGCATTTATAACAATTCAATTACAGTTTCAGCAGCAACGGGTGGAACATTTACAGCAAGCAATTATAATATTGCTTATGCACAAGGAAATATTACTGTATCTATAGCTTCTACGCAATGGAAAACAAGTAATGCTACTACAGATTGGTCTTCTGCAGGCAACTGGACAAATGGTTTGCCTACCCAATATATGTTGGCTGATATTCCTGTGAATGCTTCTCCATATCCGGAACTTACACAAAACACTTCTGTATATAATCTTTCTTTAGGAGGGGCTTCAACTTTAACACTTGGAGCAAATACGCTTACTGTTAATAATAATATAACTGGAACGGGTACACTAAAAGGATCATCGCTTTCCGGTTTACTATTGGCAAACGATCATGTTAATCCATCATTGAATTTTGCTTCCGGTGCTGATACGCTATATAACCTGACATTAAACGACAATGCAACAGCTACTTTGGGAAGCACTTTAAATCTTGCTGCCAGAACAAATGCTACTCCAGCTAAATTAACCGTTGGGAATAGTGCTGTTTTTAACACGCAAGACGGATTGACATTAATATCTAATAATTGCAATACTGCAATGATAGCGCCTGTGCTTGGTGCCATTACCGGTAAAGTAACAGTGCAACGATATTTAAGAAGTGATGAAAATAGTTTTTATGCAACAGGCAATCCTACCACAGGTAGTGCAAAACGAGCATGGAGGTTGATGACAGCGCCAGTGCAAAATAATGGGTCACCTACTATATACGAGTCCTGGCAGGAAGGTGGCTTAATATATTCTGATAATGATGCTTCCACGCATGGCAAAGGAACCATGATCACCGGGCCTAATGCTTCTAATGGATTAGAGTCGGGTGTTAATGGTAGCTATTCGATGAAATTTTTTAATGCTGCTACGCAGAAATTAGAAAATGTTGCTAATACAAATGTGGCTATTTCTCAATCTGCAAATAATGGAAGCGCTGAAAATACAGGTTATTTCATATTCGTACGTGGAGATAGAAATCCGCAAACAGTTAATAATCCTAATTCAGGTACTGCACCTGTTGATAATACTACATTAAGTGTAAAGGGGAATTTGCAAACAGGCAAACAAGAGTTTTCAATTGTACCATCTGCCGACTTTACTTCTCAGAAATATACACTCATAGGCAATCCGTATGCAGCACCTGTTGATCTGAATAAACTTACATTTCAGGGTTATGGGGCAGGTAATATAGATGTATACACCTGGGATCCTTCTATAGGACAGGTAGGAGCATATGTGTTGTTGGAAAATTCAGGTTCAGGTTTTCAAACAAATGCAACAACAGGACAAAATAATTTCATTCAGTCCTCACAGGCATTTTTTGTTTTAGGAACTACCAATCAGTGTTCCGTAATTTTTAATGAGAGCAGCAAAGCAGGAGCGCAAAATAACAATTTGGTCTTTCGTCCGACAGGAGCCCCAACAAATCCGTATATGATCGCAAGATTGTATAAAGTGAATAACGATAATTCAGTGAGTGTGCTGGATTATAATCAAACTTATTTCAATGATGCTTATAGTATAGATCCTGTATTGGGAGAAGATGCTCCTAAGCTGGCAAACATCAATGAAACATTTTCGGTAATGCGTGATAGCGTGGCTTTATTCTCAGACAGAAGACCCCGCTTACGCAACCTGGATACAGTGTTTTTTAAGTTGCTTCGCACAAACGAACAAAAATATCAAATACGTTTTGTTGACAGTTTACCGGATGTTAACGCAGATGCTTACCTGATAGATAAGTATACAGGAGACTCAACTAAAGTGTCTCTTACAGATTCTTCTACTATTGTAAATTTTACAGTGAACAGTGATAGCGCTTCGAAAAGCCCTACCCGCTTCGTCCTGTTCCTTCGCCCGCAAACTACAACGCCGGTACGATTCACTAACGTTAATGCACAACCTGTAATTGATAATGCCATTAAAGTGCAGTGGAATGTTGAAGAGCAATCGGGTATCAAGTACTATGAAGTGGAACGATCAAATGATAATAAAACATTTACTACAGTAGCTACAATAGCTGTTCAAACATCATCAGGAGCATTGCAATACAGTTGGATAGATAACGCGGCGGGAGCAGGCAACAATTATTATCGTATTAAAACTGTTGAAAACAGTGGAACAGAGGCATATAGTAAAATAGCAATGGCATCTATCAATGCCTTGAATGCAGAGATCTCAATTTATCCTAATCCTGTTAAAAACGGACTACTAAACATATCTCTTAAAAATATTTCAGCCGGTAATTATACAATAGCTCTTCGTAATGCGATTGGTCAGGAAATCCTGAGAACAATTATATCACATGACGGAACAAATCAAGTAAAGAATTTACAGGTGAATAAAAAGATTGCGAAAGGCATGTATCAATTAACGGTAGAAGGGCTGAAGAATTCTATAAATACTATCAATGTTGTAGTTGAGTAA